A window from Tachyglossus aculeatus isolate mTacAcu1 chromosome 20, mTacAcu1.pri, whole genome shotgun sequence encodes these proteins:
- the PSPC1 gene encoding paraspeckle component 1 isoform X3: protein MLRGNLKQVRIEKNPARLRALEAAAAAAAAAVVAAAAAGGDGETTTATATTTAAAMALTVKAEPASPPPPAAAPEERPEEEAAAVTVAAAAPAPAPPPVPVPVPVPGFTIDIKSFLKPGEKTYTQRCRLFVGNLPTDITEEDFKRLFERYGEPSEVFINRDRGFGFIRLESRTLAEIAKAELDGTILKSRPLRIRFATHGAALTVKNLSPVVSNELLEQAFSQFGPVEKAVVVVDDRGRATGKGFVEFAAKPPARKALERCGDGAFLLTTTPRPVIVEPMEQFDDEDGLPEKLMQKTQQYHKEREQPPRFAQPGTFEFEYASRWKALDEMEKQQREQVDRNIREAKEKLEAEMEAARHEHQLMLMRQDLMRRQEELRRLEELRNQELQKRKQIQLRHEEEHRRREEEMIRHREQEEMRRQQEGFKPNYMENWSGQKNHSPPAAWSPRTQRDRSIG, encoded by the exons ATGTTGCGCGGGAACCTGAAGCAAGTGCGCATCGAGAAGAACCCGGCCCGCCTCAGGGCCTTGGaggcggcggccgcggcggccgcggcggcggtGGTGGCGGCCGCGGCGGCCGGCGGCGATGGGGAGACCACGACCGCGACGGCGACGACGACGGCGGCCGCCATGGCGCTGACCGTGAAGGCCGAGCCggcgtctcccccgccccccgcggcgGCCCCCGAGGAGCgcccggaggaggaggccgccgcgGTGaccgtggcggcggcggcgccggcgCCGGCCCCACcgccggtcccggtcccggtcccggtcccgggctTCACCATCGACATCAAGAGCTTCCTGAAGCCCGGCGAGAAGACCTACACCCAGCGCTGCCGCCTCTTCGTGGGGAACCTGCCCACCGACATCACCGAGGAGGACTTCAAGCGCCTCTTCGAGCGCTACGGGGAGCCCAGCGAGGTCTTCATCAACCGGGACCGCGGCTTCGGCTTCATCCGCCTG gaaTCCCGAACACTGGCTGAAATTGCAAAGGCAGAGCTTGATGGCACTATTTTGAAGAGCAGACCACTCCGAATTCGCTTTGCTACACATGGAGCTGCCTTAACTGTCAAGAACCTTTCACCTGTGGTTTCCAACGAGCTTCTAGAACAAGCGTTTTCTCAGTTCGGGCCAGTGGAGAAAGCTGTTGTTGTAGTGGATGATCGAGGTAGAGCGACAGGAAAAGGGTTTGTGGAGTTTGCGGCAAAACCTCCAGCACGGAAGGCTCTTGAAAGatgtggagatggggcattcttgTTAACAAC TACTCCTCGCCCAGTCATTGTAGAACCCATGGAGCaatttgatgatgaagatggattACCAGAGAAATTAATGCAAAAAACCCAACAGTATCACAA ggagagagagcagccgCCACGTTTTGCTCAGCCTGGGACATTTGAATTTGAGTATGCATCTCGATGGAAAGCTCTTGATGAGATGGAAAAGCAACAGCGAGAGCAGGTTGACAGAAACATCAGAGAAGCCAAAGAGAAACTAGAAGCAGAAATGGAAGCAGCGAGACATGAACATCAGTTAATGTTGATGAGGCAAG ATCTGATGAGGCGCCAAGAAGAACTGAGAAGATTGGAAGAACTTAGAAATCAGGAGCTACAGAAACGGAAGCAAATACAGTTAAG ACATGAAGAAGAACACCGGCGTCGAGAAGAGGAGATGATACGTCACAGAGAACAGGAAGAAATGAGACGGCAGCAAGAAGGATTTAAACCTAACTATATGGAAAAT
- the PSPC1 gene encoding paraspeckle component 1 isoform X5, with protein MLRGNLKQVRIEKNPARLRALEAAAAAAAAAVVAAAAAGGDGETTTATATTTAAAMALTVKAEPASPPPPAAAPEERPEEEAAAVTVAAAAPAPAPPPVPVPVPVPGFTIDIKSFLKPGEKTYTQRCRLFVGNLPTDITEEDFKRLFERYGEPSEVFINRDRGFGFIRLESRTLAEIAKAELDGTILKSRPLRIRFATHGAALTVKNLSPVVSNELLEQAFSQFGPVEKAVVVVDDRGRATGKGFVEFAAKPPARKALERCGDGAFLLTTTPRPVIVEPMEQFDDEDGLPEKLMQKTQQYHKEREQPPRFAQPGTFEFEYASRWKALDEMEKQQREQVDRNIREAKEKLEAEMEAARHEHQLMLMRQDLMRRQEELRRLEELRNQELQKRKQIQLRHEEEHRRREEEMIRHREQEEMRRQQEGFKPNYMENGFQRMGQQELLADLIRC; from the exons ATGTTGCGCGGGAACCTGAAGCAAGTGCGCATCGAGAAGAACCCGGCCCGCCTCAGGGCCTTGGaggcggcggccgcggcggccgcggcggcggtGGTGGCGGCCGCGGCGGCCGGCGGCGATGGGGAGACCACGACCGCGACGGCGACGACGACGGCGGCCGCCATGGCGCTGACCGTGAAGGCCGAGCCggcgtctcccccgccccccgcggcgGCCCCCGAGGAGCgcccggaggaggaggccgccgcgGTGaccgtggcggcggcggcgccggcgCCGGCCCCACcgccggtcccggtcccggtcccggtcccgggctTCACCATCGACATCAAGAGCTTCCTGAAGCCCGGCGAGAAGACCTACACCCAGCGCTGCCGCCTCTTCGTGGGGAACCTGCCCACCGACATCACCGAGGAGGACTTCAAGCGCCTCTTCGAGCGCTACGGGGAGCCCAGCGAGGTCTTCATCAACCGGGACCGCGGCTTCGGCTTCATCCGCCTG gaaTCCCGAACACTGGCTGAAATTGCAAAGGCAGAGCTTGATGGCACTATTTTGAAGAGCAGACCACTCCGAATTCGCTTTGCTACACATGGAGCTGCCTTAACTGTCAAGAACCTTTCACCTGTGGTTTCCAACGAGCTTCTAGAACAAGCGTTTTCTCAGTTCGGGCCAGTGGAGAAAGCTGTTGTTGTAGTGGATGATCGAGGTAGAGCGACAGGAAAAGGGTTTGTGGAGTTTGCGGCAAAACCTCCAGCACGGAAGGCTCTTGAAAGatgtggagatggggcattcttgTTAACAAC TACTCCTCGCCCAGTCATTGTAGAACCCATGGAGCaatttgatgatgaagatggattACCAGAGAAATTAATGCAAAAAACCCAACAGTATCACAA ggagagagagcagccgCCACGTTTTGCTCAGCCTGGGACATTTGAATTTGAGTATGCATCTCGATGGAAAGCTCTTGATGAGATGGAAAAGCAACAGCGAGAGCAGGTTGACAGAAACATCAGAGAAGCCAAAGAGAAACTAGAAGCAGAAATGGAAGCAGCGAGACATGAACATCAGTTAATGTTGATGAGGCAAG ATCTGATGAGGCGCCAAGAAGAACTGAGAAGATTGGAAGAACTTAGAAATCAGGAGCTACAGAAACGGAAGCAAATACAGTTAAG ACATGAAGAAGAACACCGGCGTCGAGAAGAGGAGATGATACGTCACAGAGAACAGGAAGAAATGAGACGGCAGCAAGAAGGATTTAAACCTAACTATATGGAAAAT
- the PSPC1 gene encoding paraspeckle component 1 isoform X4, whose amino-acid sequence MLRGNLKQVRIEKNPARLRALEAAAAAAAAAVVAAAAAGGDGETTTATATTTAAAMALTVKAEPASPPPPAAAPEERPEEEAAAVTVAAAAPAPAPPPVPVPVPVPGFTIDIKSFLKPGEKTYTQRCRLFVGNLPTDITEEDFKRLFERYGEPSEVFINRDRGFGFIRLESRTLAEIAKAELDGTILKSRPLRIRFATHGAALTVKNLSPVVSNELLEQAFSQFGPVEKAVVVVDDRGRATGKGFVEFAAKPPARKALERCGDGAFLLTTTPRPVIVEPMEQFDDEDGLPEKLMQKTQQYHKEREQPPRFAQPGTFEFEYASRWKALDEMEKQQREQVDRNIREAKEKLEAEMEAARHEHQLMLMRQDLMRRQEELRRLEELRNQELQKRKQIQLRHEEEHRRREEEMIRHREQEEMRRQQEGFKPNYMENQSVSVGGSGRDQAKLMH is encoded by the exons ATGTTGCGCGGGAACCTGAAGCAAGTGCGCATCGAGAAGAACCCGGCCCGCCTCAGGGCCTTGGaggcggcggccgcggcggccgcggcggcggtGGTGGCGGCCGCGGCGGCCGGCGGCGATGGGGAGACCACGACCGCGACGGCGACGACGACGGCGGCCGCCATGGCGCTGACCGTGAAGGCCGAGCCggcgtctcccccgccccccgcggcgGCCCCCGAGGAGCgcccggaggaggaggccgccgcgGTGaccgtggcggcggcggcgccggcgCCGGCCCCACcgccggtcccggtcccggtcccggtcccgggctTCACCATCGACATCAAGAGCTTCCTGAAGCCCGGCGAGAAGACCTACACCCAGCGCTGCCGCCTCTTCGTGGGGAACCTGCCCACCGACATCACCGAGGAGGACTTCAAGCGCCTCTTCGAGCGCTACGGGGAGCCCAGCGAGGTCTTCATCAACCGGGACCGCGGCTTCGGCTTCATCCGCCTG gaaTCCCGAACACTGGCTGAAATTGCAAAGGCAGAGCTTGATGGCACTATTTTGAAGAGCAGACCACTCCGAATTCGCTTTGCTACACATGGAGCTGCCTTAACTGTCAAGAACCTTTCACCTGTGGTTTCCAACGAGCTTCTAGAACAAGCGTTTTCTCAGTTCGGGCCAGTGGAGAAAGCTGTTGTTGTAGTGGATGATCGAGGTAGAGCGACAGGAAAAGGGTTTGTGGAGTTTGCGGCAAAACCTCCAGCACGGAAGGCTCTTGAAAGatgtggagatggggcattcttgTTAACAAC TACTCCTCGCCCAGTCATTGTAGAACCCATGGAGCaatttgatgatgaagatggattACCAGAGAAATTAATGCAAAAAACCCAACAGTATCACAA ggagagagagcagccgCCACGTTTTGCTCAGCCTGGGACATTTGAATTTGAGTATGCATCTCGATGGAAAGCTCTTGATGAGATGGAAAAGCAACAGCGAGAGCAGGTTGACAGAAACATCAGAGAAGCCAAAGAGAAACTAGAAGCAGAAATGGAAGCAGCGAGACATGAACATCAGTTAATGTTGATGAGGCAAG ATCTGATGAGGCGCCAAGAAGAACTGAGAAGATTGGAAGAACTTAGAAATCAGGAGCTACAGAAACGGAAGCAAATACAGTTAAG ACATGAAGAAGAACACCGGCGTCGAGAAGAGGAGATGATACGTCACAGAGAACAGGAAGAAATGAGACGGCAGCAAGAAGGATTTAAACCTAACTATATGGAAAAT
- the PSPC1 gene encoding paraspeckle component 1 isoform X6 → MLRGNLKQVRIEKNPARLRALEAAAAAAAAAVVAAAAAGGDGETTTATATTTAAAMALTVKAEPASPPPPAAAPEERPEEEAAAVTVAAAAPAPAPPPVPVPVPVPGFTIDIKSFLKPGEKTYTQRCRLFVGNLPTDITEEDFKRLFERYGEPSEVFINRDRGFGFIRLESRTLAEIAKAELDGTILKSRPLRIRFATHGAALTVKNLSPVVSNELLEQAFSQFGPVEKAVVVVDDRGRATGKGFVEFAAKPPARKALERCGDGAFLLTTTPRPVIVEPMEQFDDEDGLPEKLMQKTQQYHKEREQPPRFAQPGTFEFEYASRWKALDEMEKQQREQVDRNIREAKEKLEAEMEAARHEHQLMLMRQDLMRRQEELRRLEELRNQELQKRKQIQLRHEEEHRRREEEMIRHREQEEMRRQQEGFKPNYMENVNSLQTDERSEYSSEE, encoded by the exons ATGTTGCGCGGGAACCTGAAGCAAGTGCGCATCGAGAAGAACCCGGCCCGCCTCAGGGCCTTGGaggcggcggccgcggcggccgcggcggcggtGGTGGCGGCCGCGGCGGCCGGCGGCGATGGGGAGACCACGACCGCGACGGCGACGACGACGGCGGCCGCCATGGCGCTGACCGTGAAGGCCGAGCCggcgtctcccccgccccccgcggcgGCCCCCGAGGAGCgcccggaggaggaggccgccgcgGTGaccgtggcggcggcggcgccggcgCCGGCCCCACcgccggtcccggtcccggtcccggtcccgggctTCACCATCGACATCAAGAGCTTCCTGAAGCCCGGCGAGAAGACCTACACCCAGCGCTGCCGCCTCTTCGTGGGGAACCTGCCCACCGACATCACCGAGGAGGACTTCAAGCGCCTCTTCGAGCGCTACGGGGAGCCCAGCGAGGTCTTCATCAACCGGGACCGCGGCTTCGGCTTCATCCGCCTG gaaTCCCGAACACTGGCTGAAATTGCAAAGGCAGAGCTTGATGGCACTATTTTGAAGAGCAGACCACTCCGAATTCGCTTTGCTACACATGGAGCTGCCTTAACTGTCAAGAACCTTTCACCTGTGGTTTCCAACGAGCTTCTAGAACAAGCGTTTTCTCAGTTCGGGCCAGTGGAGAAAGCTGTTGTTGTAGTGGATGATCGAGGTAGAGCGACAGGAAAAGGGTTTGTGGAGTTTGCGGCAAAACCTCCAGCACGGAAGGCTCTTGAAAGatgtggagatggggcattcttgTTAACAAC TACTCCTCGCCCAGTCATTGTAGAACCCATGGAGCaatttgatgatgaagatggattACCAGAGAAATTAATGCAAAAAACCCAACAGTATCACAA ggagagagagcagccgCCACGTTTTGCTCAGCCTGGGACATTTGAATTTGAGTATGCATCTCGATGGAAAGCTCTTGATGAGATGGAAAAGCAACAGCGAGAGCAGGTTGACAGAAACATCAGAGAAGCCAAAGAGAAACTAGAAGCAGAAATGGAAGCAGCGAGACATGAACATCAGTTAATGTTGATGAGGCAAG ATCTGATGAGGCGCCAAGAAGAACTGAGAAGATTGGAAGAACTTAGAAATCAGGAGCTACAGAAACGGAAGCAAATACAGTTAAG ACATGAAGAAGAACACCGGCGTCGAGAAGAGGAGATGATACGTCACAGAGAACAGGAAGAAATGAGACGGCAGCAAGAAGGATTTAAACCTAACTATATGGAAAAT